The proteins below are encoded in one region of Candidatus Planktophila lacus:
- the rimO gene encoding 30S ribosomal protein S12 methylthiotransferase RimO, producing MSRTVAIVTMGCARNEVDSEELAGRLAADGWTLVSEVEDAEVAVVNTCGFIESAKKDSIDALLEANSLKGHGTTRAVVAVGCMAERYGQELAKALPEADGILGFDDYQDISARLQSIVSGNAHTPHVPRDRRSLLPNAPADRPAARQEAIDESFASSLGAGGSLFRKRLGDAPWAPLKIASGCDRRCSFCAIPYFRGSFISRKPTEIIEEGKWLAKNGVTELFLVSENTTSYGKDLGDLKLMEKILPDFAAIEGIERVRLSYLQPAEMRPSLLQAMIENEKVAPYFDLSFQHTSPTVLRRMRRFGDSEKFLHLIAQIRALSPEAGIRSNFIVGFPGETQEDYDDLANFISAAKLDAIGIFGYSDEDNTEALDLSDKVEEEVIRQRVETLSSLADEMVSMRAAGRIGESVRVLIEDEELQEGRAAHQGPEVDGTTSFIGTNFKVGQYIDAVVIDSMGADLVARAL from the coding sequence ATGAGTCGGACAGTTGCAATAGTCACCATGGGCTGCGCCCGTAATGAAGTCGACTCCGAAGAACTTGCCGGCCGTCTAGCAGCCGATGGCTGGACTCTGGTTAGCGAAGTTGAAGATGCCGAAGTTGCTGTTGTTAACACCTGTGGCTTTATTGAATCTGCAAAGAAGGATTCAATTGATGCACTGCTTGAGGCTAATTCGCTAAAAGGCCACGGAACCACGCGCGCGGTTGTCGCCGTTGGATGTATGGCCGAGCGGTACGGACAAGAGTTAGCAAAGGCGCTACCTGAAGCCGATGGCATTTTGGGCTTCGATGATTACCAAGATATATCAGCCCGCTTGCAATCAATTGTTTCTGGAAATGCTCATACGCCACATGTTCCACGAGATCGCAGATCGTTATTGCCAAATGCACCTGCTGATCGCCCGGCCGCGCGCCAAGAGGCTATTGATGAATCGTTTGCATCTTCACTTGGCGCAGGCGGTTCGCTCTTTCGCAAACGTTTAGGTGATGCACCTTGGGCACCGCTAAAGATTGCCTCCGGTTGTGACCGCCGTTGTTCGTTCTGTGCGATTCCATATTTCCGCGGTTCATTTATCTCACGCAAGCCAACCGAGATCATCGAAGAAGGAAAATGGCTAGCCAAGAATGGGGTCACTGAGCTCTTCTTGGTTAGTGAAAATACAACTTCATATGGCAAAGATCTCGGTGATTTAAAATTGATGGAGAAGATACTTCCTGACTTCGCTGCGATCGAGGGTATCGAGAGAGTTCGCCTTTCCTATCTACAGCCAGCAGAGATGCGCCCATCACTGCTGCAAGCGATGATCGAGAATGAAAAGGTTGCTCCATATTTCGATCTCTCATTCCAGCACACCAGCCCTACGGTCTTACGCCGCATGCGCCGCTTTGGAGATTCTGAAAAATTCTTGCATTTGATTGCTCAGATCAGAGCGCTATCTCCAGAGGCCGGAATCCGATCAAACTTTATCGTTGGTTTCCCGGGTGAGACGCAAGAAGATTACGACGATCTTGCAAACTTCATTAGCGCCGCTAAATTAGATGCGATCGGTATCTTTGGATACTCCGATGAGGACAACACCGAAGCGCTAGATCTATCGGACAAGGTTGAAGAAGAAGTAATTCGCCAGCGCGTGGAAACCCTTTCCTCGCTAGCCGATGAAATGGTTTCTATGCGCGCTGCCGGCCGTATTGGCGAGAGCGTGCGCGTCTTGATCGAAGATGAAGAACTACAAGAAGGTCGCGCGGCACACCAAGGCCCTGAAGTCGACGGCACAACTTCATTTATTGGCACCAACTTCAAGGTTGGGCAATACATTGATGCTGTGGTGATCGATTCAATGGGCGCAGATTTGGTGGCACGAGCGCTGTGA
- a CDS encoding helix-turn-helix domain-containing protein: MSLGQFMQGARESAGLSIDELASRLSIRPGLLIEMEKNKFVNCGGDTYARGHLRNIAAHIFVEPQTLIDLYNEEHSSESRKIHDMLVENNVSRIPTERKSIKPKSLVIASVVLLSAIAVGQIIISNSETTVTPVVTTTPSATPTPSASASVAATEPATTESVPAAADGEMKLTISATRGSSNIHVVAGGKTLFQDPIFQGDTKSFSAETSISVYLSNAGDLDLTLNGEKLAPLGARNQEIRKTFRSK; the protein is encoded by the coding sequence ATGTCACTTGGTCAATTTATGCAAGGCGCGCGCGAAAGCGCTGGCCTAAGCATTGACGAACTCGCATCACGGTTAAGCATTCGCCCTGGATTGCTTATTGAGATGGAAAAAAATAAGTTCGTTAATTGTGGTGGCGATACATATGCGCGCGGACATCTTCGCAACATTGCCGCTCATATTTTCGTGGAGCCACAGACGCTAATTGATCTTTACAACGAGGAGCACTCCAGTGAATCGCGGAAGATTCACGATATGTTGGTTGAAAATAATGTGTCCCGAATACCGACGGAACGTAAATCAATTAAGCCTAAGTCACTTGTAATCGCTTCAGTGGTTCTCTTATCTGCAATCGCAGTAGGTCAAATCATTATTTCGAATTCTGAAACGACGGTAACGCCAGTTGTTACAACAACTCCATCTGCAACGCCAACACCTTCGGCCTCTGCCTCAGTAGCGGCTACAGAACCTGCCACAACTGAAAGTGTGCCTGCCGCAGCCGATGGAGAAATGAAGTTAACAATTTCGGCAACGCGAGGAAGTTCAAATATTCATGTTGTTGCCGGTGGCAAAACACTTTTTCAAGACCCGATCTTTCAAGGCGATACCAAGAGCTTTAGCGCAGAAACATCGATCAGTGTTTATCTAAGCAATGCGGGAGATCTTGATTTAACGCTAAATGGAGAGAAATTAGCGCCGCTCGGTGCGCGTAATCAGGAGATTCGTAAGACTTTTAGATCCAAGTAA
- a CDS encoding FtsK/SpoIIIE family DNA translocase codes for MAKKKRTTTRKSGGAGQSALSFVGRSISALWRTIAKALGSTVRFLARGARDLDPAHHRDGLAFLLLILALAAFAGTWFAADNFVGRNLYAVIYGAFGRIGFFAPILILYFAMRLFRSPDSHKATSRIIVGVITLVVSASGLAHLLNGSLGAVNPTGATAIRHGGGWLGYAVAMPLEALMTSLLAYPFLIALFCFGLLVTTATPLSSVGIRLKNTGIWLWSKRPQREESDFEITDTPPFETPVVAWNQHADETEEDIDEESFDEEFTVEVPRVVQAPTATTTAPPATGKRPEQLLLTADSNYSLPPQDLLRTGPAAKAKSKANDTVVGALTEVFLQFEIDAQVTGFMRGPTVTRYEVELGNAVKVERITALAKNISYAVASSDVRILSPIPGKSAVGIEIPNTDREIVALGDVMRSTVAGQDHHPMLVALGKDVEGNFVCANLAKMPHLLVAGATGAGKSSMINAMITSILMRATPDEVRLVLIDPKRVELTAYEGIPHLITPIITNPKKAADALTWVVREMDLRYEDLSTFGFRHIDDFNKAVRAGKVIPPPGSDRVVEPYPYLLVIIDELADLMMVAAREVEESVVRITQLARSAGIHLVLATQRPSVDVVTGLIKANVPSRLSFATSSLADSRVILDSPGAEKLVGQGDGLFIPMGASRAIRIQGAYVSEREIEAVTNHVKKQLSPRYREDVTVAPQSSKMVDKEIGDDLDLLLQAIELVVGTQFGSTSMLQRKLRVGFAKAGRLMDLMESRGIVGPSEGSKARVVMVKPDELDSVLATLRDY; via the coding sequence GTGGCTAAGAAAAAACGCACAACTACTCGCAAATCAGGTGGCGCAGGGCAATCCGCGCTCTCATTTGTTGGGCGTTCAATTAGCGCCCTTTGGAGAACTATCGCCAAGGCGCTGGGTTCAACAGTGCGCTTCTTGGCTAGAGGTGCCCGCGACTTAGATCCGGCCCATCATCGCGACGGCCTAGCTTTCCTACTTTTAATTCTTGCTCTTGCTGCATTTGCTGGAACTTGGTTTGCAGCCGATAACTTCGTAGGTCGAAACCTTTACGCAGTTATCTATGGCGCCTTCGGCCGAATTGGTTTCTTTGCACCGATCTTAATTCTCTATTTTGCAATGCGTTTATTCCGATCCCCAGATAGCCACAAAGCAACTTCACGGATCATCGTCGGCGTAATCACTCTTGTTGTTAGCGCATCTGGTTTGGCACACTTGTTAAATGGTTCGCTAGGTGCGGTTAATCCAACCGGTGCAACAGCAATACGCCATGGTGGGGGTTGGTTGGGCTACGCGGTAGCTATGCCACTTGAAGCTTTGATGACATCGCTCTTGGCCTATCCATTTTTGATCGCGCTGTTCTGCTTCGGTTTGTTAGTTACAACCGCGACTCCGCTTTCTTCAGTTGGTATCCGCCTTAAGAACACTGGAATTTGGCTCTGGTCAAAGCGTCCGCAACGTGAAGAATCCGACTTTGAAATTACTGACACCCCTCCATTTGAAACTCCCGTGGTTGCCTGGAACCAGCATGCGGATGAAACTGAAGAAGATATTGATGAAGAGTCATTCGATGAAGAATTTACAGTTGAGGTTCCTCGCGTAGTTCAGGCTCCGACTGCTACTACAACTGCGCCGCCAGCAACTGGAAAACGTCCTGAACAACTCCTGTTAACCGCCGACTCTAACTATTCACTTCCACCACAAGATTTACTGCGCACCGGCCCTGCTGCAAAGGCGAAATCAAAGGCGAATGACACCGTTGTTGGAGCGCTCACCGAAGTCTTTCTTCAGTTTGAAATCGATGCACAGGTAACAGGTTTTATGCGTGGCCCAACTGTTACGCGCTATGAAGTAGAGCTTGGAAACGCGGTAAAGGTCGAAAGAATTACCGCGTTAGCCAAAAATATTTCATATGCTGTTGCATCTAGCGATGTGCGCATCCTCTCGCCGATCCCAGGTAAATCTGCAGTTGGTATCGAGATTCCAAATACCGACCGCGAAATCGTGGCATTGGGCGATGTTATGCGCTCAACTGTTGCAGGCCAGGATCACCACCCAATGCTGGTGGCGCTCGGCAAAGATGTAGAAGGAAACTTTGTCTGTGCCAACTTGGCAAAAATGCCGCACCTGTTGGTTGCAGGAGCAACAGGCGCTGGTAAGTCATCGATGATTAACGCGATGATTACATCGATTTTGATGCGCGCGACCCCTGATGAAGTTCGCTTAGTCCTAATCGATCCAAAGCGAGTTGAGTTAACCGCATATGAAGGTATTCCTCATCTGATTACTCCAATTATTACCAACCCAAAGAAAGCAGCAGATGCTCTTACTTGGGTGGTTCGCGAGATGGATCTTCGCTATGAAGATCTTTCAACTTTTGGATTTAGACACATAGATGACTTCAACAAGGCGGTTCGTGCTGGAAAAGTTATCCCACCTCCAGGAAGCGATCGCGTAGTAGAGCCATACCCTTATCTACTTGTAATCATCGATGAGCTCGCAGACTTGATGATGGTTGCAGCCCGTGAAGTTGAAGAATCGGTTGTACGTATTACGCAGTTGGCGCGTTCTGCAGGTATCCACTTAGTGCTCGCCACACAGCGACCTTCAGTAGATGTTGTTACCGGCCTCATCAAGGCAAACGTTCCATCACGTCTTTCCTTTGCAACAAGCTCTCTAGCCGATAGCCGCGTTATCTTAGATAGCCCTGGCGCGGAAAAGTTGGTTGGCCAAGGTGATGGTTTATTTATTCCAATGGGCGCTTCCCGCGCTATTCGTATTCAGGGAGCTTACGTTTCAGAGCGCGAAATTGAAGCGGTTACAAACCACGTTAAGAAGCAACTATCGCCTCGCTATCGTGAAGATGTAACAGTGGCTCCGCAATCTTCAAAGATGGTTGATAAAGAAATTGGCGATGATCTAGATCTACTTCTTCAAGCGATTGAGTTAGTTGTTGGAACGCAATTTGGTTCTACTTCAATGCTGCAACGTAAACTTAGAGTCGGTTTTGCAAAGGCAGGCCGCTTGATGGATTTGATGGAATCTCGCGGAATCGTTGGTCCATCCGAAGGTTCCAAGGCACGAGTTGTGATGGTTAAGCCTGATGAACTCGATTCGGTTCTCGCCACGCTCCGCGATTACTAA
- a CDS encoding ribonuclease J, translating to MTHPHPELGTPSKLVAGGLRIVALGGLAEIGRNMTVFETNGKLLIVDCGVLFPEENQPGIDLILPDFSYIRDRLDDVVGLVLTHGHEDHIGATPYLLRERGDIAIYGSALTLALVTAKLKEHRISPLTREVKEGMREDIGPFEVEFVAVNHSIPDALAVAIHTKAGTVLHTGDFKMDQLPLDGRITDLRTFARLGDEGVDLFLVDSTNADVPGFTPAEREIMPALNRVIAATKKRVIVASFSSHVHRVQQVIDTAAMNDRKVVFIGRSMVRNMKIAEDMGYLNVPAGIVIDAKELDNYDDRVVLICTGSQGEPMAALSRMANGDHQIRVGEGDTVILASSLIPGNENSVFRVINELTRFGAKVVHKANAMVHVSGHAAAGELLYCYNIVKPKYALPVHGEWRHLKANAELAIQSGVPRENTFIIENGIVVDLVDHVAEVAGAVPCGFVYVDGQSIGDITESSLKDRRILGEEGFISVVVVIESQSGKIIAGPDIHARGFNEDEALFDEVKGQIEKALKHAVSEGVNGTHQLSQVVRRTIGSWVGGKHRRRPMIVPVVIEV from the coding sequence ATGACGCATCCCCATCCCGAACTCGGTACTCCTAGCAAGTTAGTTGCTGGTGGGCTTCGTATAGTCGCACTCGGCGGATTAGCCGAAATCGGTCGTAACATGACCGTCTTTGAAACAAATGGAAAGTTATTGATTGTTGATTGTGGAGTGCTATTTCCGGAAGAGAATCAACCAGGTATTGATTTGATTCTGCCGGACTTTAGCTACATCCGCGATCGTTTAGATGACGTTGTTGGACTGGTCTTAACGCATGGCCATGAAGACCACATCGGAGCAACTCCGTACCTACTTCGAGAACGCGGCGATATCGCGATCTATGGTTCAGCACTCACCTTGGCTTTAGTCACTGCCAAACTAAAAGAGCACCGCATCTCACCTCTAACTCGCGAAGTTAAAGAGGGAATGCGCGAAGATATCGGGCCATTCGAAGTTGAATTCGTCGCGGTTAACCATTCAATTCCTGATGCTTTAGCCGTTGCCATTCATACAAAAGCTGGCACGGTTCTTCACACTGGCGATTTTAAGATGGATCAATTGCCACTTGATGGGCGCATTACCGATCTGCGTACATTCGCGCGCTTAGGTGATGAAGGCGTCGATCTCTTTTTAGTTGATTCAACTAACGCAGATGTACCTGGTTTTACACCTGCTGAGCGCGAGATCATGCCGGCGCTAAATCGCGTAATTGCCGCAACCAAGAAGCGCGTAATCGTGGCCTCATTCTCATCGCATGTTCACCGCGTACAGCAAGTAATTGACACGGCAGCGATGAATGACCGGAAAGTCGTTTTCATCGGGCGCTCCATGGTTCGCAATATGAAGATCGCCGAAGATATGGGCTATCTAAATGTGCCAGCTGGAATTGTTATCGATGCTAAAGAACTTGATAACTACGATGATCGCGTAGTTCTGATTTGTACTGGTTCACAAGGCGAGCCAATGGCTGCGCTATCTCGAATGGCCAATGGCGATCATCAAATACGCGTTGGTGAAGGCGACACAGTTATCTTGGCTTCTTCACTCATTCCCGGCAATGAAAATTCAGTATTTAGAGTTATCAACGAATTAACTCGCTTCGGTGCCAAGGTTGTCCATAAAGCCAACGCCATGGTCCACGTTTCTGGACATGCCGCCGCAGGGGAGTTGCTCTACTGCTACAACATTGTGAAACCAAAGTACGCCCTGCCGGTGCATGGTGAATGGCGCCACTTAAAGGCCAACGCCGAGCTAGCGATTCAATCTGGAGTCCCTCGCGAAAATACCTTTATTATCGAAAACGGAATCGTGGTTGATTTGGTAGACCATGTTGCCGAAGTTGCTGGCGCAGTTCCTTGCGGTTTCGTTTACGTCGATGGACAGAGCATCGGGGATATCACCGAATCATCTTTGAAAGATCGTCGCATTTTGGGAGAAGAAGGATTTATCTCGGTTGTAGTCGTAATTGAGTCACAGAGCGGAAAGATCATCGCTGGCCCTGATATCCATGCACGTGGATTTAATGAAGATGAAGCGCTCTTTGACGAAGTTAAGGGGCAGATCGAAAAAGCCTTAAAGCACGCGGTTTCTGAAGGTGTAAATGGAACTCATCAACTTTCTCAAGTAGTTCGACGCACTATCGGCAGTTGGGTCGGCGGAAAACATCGCCGCCGTCCGATGATCGTTCCCGTAGTTATTGAGGTCTGA
- the dapA gene encoding 4-hydroxy-tetrahydrodipicolinate synthase, whose product MTIEAPFGRMLTAMVTPFDKNGKIDWPGVEKLAAHLVANGHDGIAVNGTTGEAPTTKSSEKEEIIRVVKDVVGPKIFVVSGAGDNETDYSINQAKRTEKAGADGLLIVAPYYNKPPQAGVAAHFKAIASSTDLPVMMYDIPGRCGIEIEPDTIVSLYEHPQIVALKDAKGNVASTSWVIKRCGIPVYSGDDILNLPLLSVGAVGMVSVCGHTVGKDLKAMLDAWFAGNAAKALEIHQKLLPVFTGTFRTQGAILTKAALNMMGLPGGHTRLPLVDATEDQIAQLRKDLIAGGISL is encoded by the coding sequence ATGACAATCGAGGCGCCATTCGGACGTATGCTCACCGCGATGGTGACCCCGTTCGATAAGAACGGCAAGATCGATTGGCCGGGCGTTGAAAAACTGGCTGCACATCTTGTTGCAAATGGCCACGATGGAATCGCAGTCAATGGCACAACCGGTGAGGCTCCAACGACTAAATCTTCTGAAAAGGAAGAGATCATCCGCGTCGTAAAAGACGTTGTGGGGCCAAAGATTTTTGTGGTTTCTGGTGCAGGCGATAACGAAACAGATTATTCAATCAACCAAGCAAAGCGCACCGAGAAAGCTGGCGCTGACGGTTTGCTAATTGTTGCTCCGTATTACAACAAACCACCACAAGCAGGCGTTGCCGCGCACTTTAAAGCAATTGCTAGCTCAACTGATTTACCAGTAATGATGTACGACATCCCTGGTCGCTGCGGAATTGAGATCGAACCAGACACAATTGTTAGCCTTTACGAGCATCCACAGATTGTTGCGCTCAAGGATGCTAAGGGAAATGTTGCTTCAACTTCTTGGGTAATTAAGCGTTGTGGAATCCCTGTTTACTCAGGTGATGACATTCTTAACTTGCCTCTGCTCTCAGTAGGCGCAGTCGGAATGGTTTCAGTTTGTGGCCACACCGTTGGAAAAGATTTAAAGGCGATGCTCGATGCTTGGTTCGCTGGTAATGCAGCTAAAGCGCTAGAGATTCACCAAAAGTTACTTCCAGTCTTTACTGGCACATTCCGCACTCAAGGTGCGATCCTAACCAAGGCCGCGCTAAATATGATGGGCCTACCTGGTGGCCATACTCGTCTTCCGCTCGTAGATGCAACCGAAGATCAGATCGCGCAACTGCGCAAAGATCTCATCGCCGGCGGTATCTCTTTATAG
- the thyX gene encoding FAD-dependent thymidylate synthase, which translates to MSNEVIFRDDVTVELVKASASDADVIWAARVSTAGEQSMDEIGEDPARSAGLINYLARERHGSPFEHTSMTFFVSAPIFVFREFMRHRIASYNEESGRYRELKPVFYIPSKERKLIQVGKTGAYTFEDGTKEQFDISVKAMKDAYLVAYDSYKKMLDAGVAREVARVVLPVATYSSMYVSMNARALMNFLSLRTAREGSHFPSYPQREIEMVAEKMEAEFAKLMPLTYGAFEKSGRIAP; encoded by the coding sequence ATGAGTAATGAAGTCATTTTCCGCGACGATGTAACCGTTGAACTAGTCAAAGCCAGCGCCAGTGATGCCGATGTAATTTGGGCAGCACGTGTTTCTACCGCTGGTGAGCAATCAATGGACGAGATCGGGGAGGATCCTGCGCGCTCTGCAGGGCTGATTAATTACTTGGCTCGCGAACGCCACGGCTCACCATTCGAACATACTTCAATGACTTTCTTTGTTAGTGCACCAATATTTGTATTCCGCGAATTCATGCGCCACCGCATCGCCTCTTACAACGAAGAGTCTGGCCGTTATCGTGAATTGAAACCGGTCTTCTATATCCCATCTAAAGAGCGCAAACTTATTCAGGTTGGTAAAACTGGGGCGTATACATTTGAAGATGGCACGAAAGAGCAATTCGACATTTCTGTTAAAGCAATGAAAGATGCATATTTAGTTGCCTATGACAGTTATAAGAAGATGCTTGATGCTGGCGTTGCACGCGAAGTTGCACGCGTTGTTCTGCCAGTTGCTACATATTCATCGATGTATGTATCTATGAATGCGCGCGCCTTAATGAACTTTCTCTCACTTCGCACCGCTCGTGAAGGTTCACATTTTCCAAGCTACCCACAACGTGAAATCGAGATGGTTGCCGAAAAAATGGAAGCCGAATTCGCAAAATTAATGCCGCTTACATACGGAGCCTTTGAGAAATCTGGACGGATCGCACCGTAA
- a CDS encoding AzlC family ABC transporter permease, producing the protein MSRVNRATAAQSLSVSLTVGAYGIAFGAASVAAGFTVLQSCLLSLLTFTGASQFAVVGVLGAGGSALSGIATATLLGVRNTLYGLRMAPVLNVRGLKRVFAAQLTIDESTGVALSQENLGVREARQGFWLTGIGVYVFWNLFTLAGALGAQAMGNPAAWGLDAAVPAAFLGLLWPRLTNKSERLLAVAACTLALAMTPYFVPGFPIIATAVLAVIFGLRAKIWK; encoded by the coding sequence GTGTCTAGAGTGAACCGCGCCACCGCTGCGCAATCTTTGAGCGTTTCGCTCACTGTAGGCGCCTACGGGATCGCATTCGGTGCAGCCTCGGTAGCCGCGGGTTTCACGGTTCTTCAATCTTGCTTGCTTTCTCTCCTCACATTTACCGGCGCATCTCAGTTTGCGGTTGTTGGAGTTCTCGGTGCCGGTGGTAGCGCACTGAGTGGAATCGCAACTGCAACGTTGCTCGGAGTCCGAAACACTTTATATGGGCTAAGAATGGCGCCAGTTTTAAACGTCCGTGGTTTGAAGCGGGTATTCGCCGCGCAGTTAACTATTGATGAGTCAACAGGCGTTGCACTTTCACAAGAAAATTTAGGAGTTCGTGAGGCTCGCCAAGGTTTCTGGTTAACCGGAATCGGCGTCTACGTTTTTTGGAATCTCTTTACTTTAGCGGGAGCGCTCGGTGCGCAAGCAATGGGAAATCCCGCTGCGTGGGGACTGGATGCGGCAGTTCCTGCAGCATTCCTGGGCCTTCTTTGGCCACGGTTAACAAATAAGAGCGAACGTTTATTGGCCGTTGCTGCTTGCACACTGGCACTGGCGATGACGCCTTACTTTGTTCCTGGTTTTCCAATTATCGCGACGGCAGTTCTTGCTGTGATTTTCGGATTGCGAGCCAAGATATGGAAATAA
- a CDS encoding AzlD domain-containing protein produces the protein MEINLIEPFWLAVIGTSLLAFLLKILGYSVPKKWLSNPRALKINSLIPIALLSALVAVQSFTQDSRIVADQRMAGVGVAVLALILRAPFPVVVISAAATSAALFHLN, from the coding sequence ATGGAAATAAATTTGATTGAACCGTTCTGGCTCGCCGTTATCGGCACCAGCCTTCTGGCTTTTCTACTGAAAATTCTGGGCTACAGCGTTCCAAAAAAGTGGCTCTCAAATCCAAGAGCTCTAAAGATTAATTCGCTGATACCGATTGCGCTACTTAGCGCACTGGTTGCCGTGCAGTCATTCACACAAGATTCACGAATCGTTGCTGATCAGCGAATGGCAGGAGTTGGCGTGGCTGTGCTCGCGCTAATTCTGCGAGCACCGTTTCCGGTTGTGGTTATTTCAGCAGCTGCGACATCGGCTGCGCTATTCCACTTAAATTAA
- a CDS encoding glutaredoxin domain-containing protein — protein sequence MAKADITMYGADWCGDCRRSKRLLEELDVQVNHIDVEADKSAAAKVIEINGGAQSIPVIVFSDGTHLTEPSDNDLKAKLQALKII from the coding sequence ATGGCTAAAGCAGATATCACTATGTACGGTGCTGACTGGTGCGGAGATTGCCGTCGTTCGAAGCGCCTCCTTGAAGAACTTGATGTTCAGGTAAATCACATCGATGTTGAAGCAGATAAATCAGCTGCTGCCAAGGTAATTGAGATCAACGGGGGAGCCCAGTCAATCCCAGTAATCGTATTTTCAGATGGAACACATCTAACTGAGCCTTCAGATAATGATCTCAAGGCAAAGTTACAAGCGCTAAAAATTATCTAA
- the dapB gene encoding 4-hydroxy-tetrahydrodipicolinate reductase has product MIKVGVLGARGRMGAEVVKAVTEAADLELVAALDLGDSLETLKSSGAQVVVDFTTPDSVMANLEFLANNGIHAVVGTTGFDAARIATLEKLIAANPSVGILIAPNFAIGAVLMMEFATKAAKYFESAEIIELHHPNKVDAPSGTASRTAELMSKARKEAGLGAMPDSTTTSLDGARGATVGDIPVHSVRLRGLIAHQEVLLGGLGETLTIRHDSLDRAGFMPGVLLGVRSVISKPGLTFGLEKFM; this is encoded by the coding sequence ATGATCAAAGTCGGAGTACTTGGTGCGAGAGGTCGCATGGGTGCTGAGGTCGTTAAGGCTGTTACTGAAGCCGCAGATCTCGAACTCGTTGCCGCACTTGATCTCGGTGACTCACTTGAAACTCTAAAGAGCAGCGGTGCTCAAGTAGTCGTTGATTTCACTACTCCTGATTCAGTAATGGCCAACCTTGAGTTTTTAGCCAATAACGGGATTCATGCAGTCGTCGGTACAACAGGATTTGACGCTGCACGAATTGCAACGCTAGAAAAGTTAATCGCTGCTAACCCATCGGTCGGTATCTTGATCGCTCCAAACTTCGCAATTGGTGCGGTATTAATGATGGAGTTTGCAACCAAGGCCGCAAAATACTTTGAATCAGCGGAGATCATTGAGCTTCACCATCCAAATAAAGTTGATGCTCCTTCTGGCACTGCATCGCGTACGGCAGAGCTAATGTCGAAGGCGCGCAAAGAAGCTGGGCTAGGTGCGATGCCAGATTCAACTACGACTTCGCTAGATGGTGCACGGGGCGCAACAGTTGGCGATATCCCAGTTCACTCAGTTCGTCTGCGCGGACTAATCGCGCACCAAGAAGTTTTACTTGGTGGCTTAGGTGAGACCCTCACGATTCGCCATGACTCACTAGATCGCGCCGGATTTATGCCAGGTGTATTACTTGGTGTGCGCAGCGTTATTTCAAAACCAGGGCTGACCTTCGGCCTTGAGAAATTTATGTAA